AGCCGAACaaccaaaataatttttgagataGACATTGACTCGGCTCATTCCCGCAACCTGTGACACACATGGTGTGGGGTGGCGAGGCGAGCGGCGAAGGAGCCCATGTAGTAGTCTTCTTCTCATACTCGTACAGCAAATGGAACAATCCCCCTTATAAGGAGGTTCAACTCTCTCTAAACTACTAAGGTGAGACTAAACATTTGTCACACGTCTCGCCATACATGAATGGGCCAATGGAGCTTTGAGATGTTCATGAATTGTGGACTTAGTTAAATGGGTTGGGGCTATTTTAGCCAAAATTCCAACATTTTTTTATTAGGCAAAcatttttactttattttatggCATATCTAGCGCAGTAAATTGTATGTAAGTTGAGAAAATAAACTGCATGGCATACTAGAATACTTTCTTAGGTATAGCACATAGCGGGACGGCCAAGGACAATACCAACCCAAACCTCTCGGTCATATCTACACGAGGATCACCTCCCTCTTCCGACAGCGTCCAGTCAAAGTGATAAAGCATCGAGCCGAGCATCAGCGGCACCATCCTGCTGGAAAGCTGCAGTCCGGGACATATCCGCCTCCCGGCGCTGAAGGAGATGAGCTCAAAGTCCGCCCCAAAATAGTCGATCTCCTTGTGCAAGAACCTATCCGGCATGAACCTGTTGGGTTCCTCCCACACCTCGGCGTCTCTGCATATCCCCCAAATGTTCACCAGAGCAGCCGTGCCCTTGGGGACGCTGTAGCCATGGATCTCCACCGCCGCCTCGGCTTGGCCGGTCGCGAATGGCACGGGGGGATGGAACCGTAGCGTCTCTTTGACGACGGCTTGGAGGTACGGGAGCCTGGAGATGTCGGACTCCTCCATTTGGGTGGTGCCGAGGACGTTCCTGAGCTCCTCCTGAAGCTTGCGCATGCAGTGTGGGTGTTGCAGCAGCTCTGCCATCGCCCACTCGATCGTGGTTGAGATTGAGGTCGCGCCCAGGAGCAATTCCTGAAAATGCATGCCCAAAATTATAATCTCTAATCACTTGTTGACAAGACTATGAGAAAATATATGTCGTCGCCGTGCGTCGAGTGTCGTGCGCTCGCATGCATGCTTACCATGAATAGACCTCTGATGGACTCTTGGTTCATCACCCATCCGTCCTCCTCGTCCTGCACCTCGCCGTCCATGTCTAGCAACACATCCAACAGGTCGTTCATGCGCGCCTGGCCGGGGCCGGCCGACCGGTGGAGCCTCCGCTGCTCGATCTGCTCGTCAATGAGCGCGTACAGCCACACGAGCAGCTTCCCCGCCTTGCGCCGGATACCCTGGAGGTCGAGCATCGCGAGCGCCGGGAAGAAGTCAGACACGTTGGGCATGCCAGACAGCACGGCCGCCTCTTTCGCCACGTCCGTCAGCTCGGACACCACCACCGGGTCCAGTGTCTGCGAGAACATCCCGCGGCACAGCACGTCCACCGTGGTCGCGAACGAAGCGCGAGCAACGGCCACAGGGGCGCCGCCGGACGCGGACAGGCGGCGCACCAGCTCGCGTACCTCCTCCTCCCGCACGGTCCGGTCCTCTTCAAGCCGGCGAACGCCGAGGAGCGCCGCCGTTGTGTGTTGCCTGAAGGCGCGCCACTTGCTGCGCGGCGGGAGCGCGATCATGGAGTTGGCGTCATGGTCCATGATGCGCCAGGCGTCCAGGCCCCGGCGAGCCGCCAGGCTGGCGTTCTTTTTCTGCAGCACCTCGCGGGCGGCCGCCGGTGAGGTGGCAACAACGGCGGGGACGGTGCCAAGACGGATGAACATGAGCGGACCGTGTTTGTCGGCTAGGCTGGCGCAGGAACGGTGAGGGCTCTCGCCGATGTCAAGCAGGTTGCCGATGACCGGGAGTGGCCTAGGGCCGGGCGGGAGGCCGCGGCGTGCGTCCGCGAGCGGTTGTAGAGCGTATGAGGTTAGGAGAGTGAGTGGGAGTGATGCCGCGGCCGCGCACATTACCAGAGACAAGGCAACCATCGTCTCTATCTCTCGTCCTTCGGGTCGACGATCGACTCACTCGTCTTTGACGAACAGGCTGCAGCTTGGTTCGATATGTTCAGTTCAGCACAACCTTACCAATCTATTTGTAGTGTCTAGTGTTGTAAGAGAAATGAGTTTCTACAGGTCAACCAATGGTTAATCCATGCAGCGTGCACGGCTAAAATACAAGTTCGGCCTTTTTTCTTCTTCAAAACAGTACATACGCAGACCGTCACAAATACGTACTACACTTAACTCTCTAAACATACGCACACTTTATCCCATAAGCACCCCCGACCTCGAGAGACTGAGTATGAAAATGATGATTTTCTCTTTGAAATAGGCTTTCGTACCGCTATTATCTATCTATTGTATACTAAAAACAAAATAAGAGGTTTTAATGAAGACATCAGGTTAATAATCCACATAGAATTAAAATATATACTTCGTTGTTTTAATTTAAATGGCTGAGATTTAAAGCCAGCAAGTGTTACGTAAAAAGTTGTCACGTTTCAAGATTATGTACAACTGTATAACTTGTAGTTTTGGTAAGCATCCATTTTTTTGGACTTGGACCCCAACAACTGTTTAAAGCGTGCGAAGATATTCTTTCTAGGGAATTCGTGTTTAAGATAGACTCTAGAAGCTGACGTAGAAAACCTGAAATAAAGCACGTCCAATAAAAAAAATCCGACAGTTACGGTCGTTGTCTTAATCCAGTATGGGAAATAAATCTTCAAACATACACATGAACGTGAGCATAAAAAAAGCTAGCTAGATCGTGATTTCA
This Lolium perenne isolate Kyuss_39 chromosome 1, Kyuss_2.0, whole genome shotgun sequence DNA region includes the following protein-coding sequences:
- the LOC127345670 gene encoding geraniol 8-hydroxylase, which codes for MVALSLVMCAAAASLPLTLLTSYALQPLADARRGLPPGPRPLPVIGNLLDIGESPHRSCASLADKHGPLMFIRLGTVPAVVATSPAAAREVLQKKNASLAARRGLDAWRIMDHDANSMIALPPRSKWRAFRQHTTAALLGVRRLEEDRTVREEEVRELVRRLSASGGAPVAVARASFATTVDVLCRGMFSQTLDPVVVSELTDVAKEAAVLSGMPNVSDFFPALAMLDLQGIRRKAGKLLVWLYALIDEQIEQRRLHRSAGPGQARMNDLLDVLLDMDGEVQDEEDGWVMNQESIRGLFMELLLGATSISTTIEWAMAELLQHPHCMRKLQEELRNVLGTTQMEESDISRLPYLQAVVKETLRFHPPVPFATGQAEAAVEIHGYSVPKGTAALVNIWGICRDAEVWEEPNRFMPDRFLHKEIDYFGADFELISFSAGRRICPGLQLSSRMVPLMLGSMLYHFDWTLSEEGGDPRVDMTERFGLVLSLAVPLCAIPKKVF